Proteins encoded in a region of the Mercenaria mercenaria strain notata chromosome 1, MADL_Memer_1, whole genome shotgun sequence genome:
- the LOC123540656 gene encoding uncharacterized protein LOC123540656 translates to MNATTLIICILYIFNTNVLVSPSQELLFEPRNGVKFSVRTEVPVLKVNYTVYKTALTSLVDDWLKGKIGTGQPTEQWERNYIARVNRIVNGEVNNCSKEVSDTSGDKSMGLYCSDENLDKKTRDVYYEIIKIKVPGHLNVVTSHRRWIRLTYKFLNLIGVKFSDKMTDLVRRHDLSKYTHREVLGYAIMFGDGALGYRKLETRDEKLEWSITLHNHYAGNPHHPEYFYPLQEDGSRNKSISVLKLDPENGKNFLDESLIDMLAARGERDLAEDREFNVKKWFDLSERFFRRYNKEDKGYVLDRIGDYGMLATRFFSSSENVKLVKGLFDNRRVVFENYSH, encoded by the exons ATGAACGCAACAACGTTGatcatttgtattttatacatttttaacacaAATGTGTTGGTTTCACCCTCGCAG GAACTTTTGTTCGAACCTAGAAATGGGGTAAAGTTTAGCGTGAGAACTGAAGTTCCCGTGCTAAAAGTCAACTACACTGTTTATAAGACAGCTTTGACAAGTTTGGTCGACGACTGGTTGAAAGGAAAAATAGGCACGGGGCAGCCAACAGAACAATGGGAGAGGAACTACATTGCAAGAGTTAACCGTATAGTTAATGGCGAAGTAAATAACTGTTCAAAGGAAGTCAGTGATACGAGTGGAGATAAAAGCATGGGCCTGTATTGTTCAGATGAAAATTTAGATAAGAAAACAAGAGATGTTtactatgaaataattaaaataaaagttcCAGGGCATTTAAATGTGGTAACTTCCCACCGGCGGTGGATACGGCTTACATATAAGTTTCTAAATTTAATAGGCGTCAAATTTTCTGACAAAATGACTGACCTTGTTAGAAGACATGACTTGAGCAAGTATACACATCGAGAAGTTCTGGGATACGCTATAATGTTTGGAGATGGCGCCCTTGGTTATAGAAAATTAGAAACTAGGGATGAAAAGTTAGAATGGAGTATTACTCTTCATAACCATTATGCCGGTAATCCTCATCACCCGGAATATTTTTATCCACTTCAAGAAGACGGTAGCCGAAATAAAAGTATTTCCGTTTTGAAACTAGACCCTGAAAATGGTAAAAATTTCCTTGATGAAAGTCTTATCGATATGCTTGCTGCTCGAGGGGAAAGGGATCTGGCCGAAGATAGGGAATTTAATGTAAAGAAATGGTTCGATCTTAGTGAACGGTTCTTCAGGAGGTATAATAAAGAGGATAAGGGGTATGTTTTGGATCGCATAGGGGATTACGGAATGTTGGCAACAAGATTTTTCTCTAGTAGTGAGAATGTAAAACTAGTCAAAGGACTTTTTGATAACAGAAGAGTTGTGTTTGAAAATTACAGCCACTGA